GCTTCTCGATCAGGTCGCAGGCGGTGTCCTTGAGCGCCGCCGGCATCGCCGGGTGCTGCTGGATGAACGCACAGACCACGCCGTCGACGTCCCAGACCAGTCCGCCGATGGCCATCCGGGAGTTCTGGCTGCCACTGACGTGGTCGAAGCCCATGGCGAGGTTGCCCATCGCGACCGGCGCGACCTTCACCGCGGTCTCGATGTTCTCCTTCTCGGAGGCGATGGTGCTCATCACCTCGGTGAGCTTGCGGACGTCGGCGACGAAGGCGTCCCGGTTGTCGCGGACGAAGCCCTTCACGCTGCCGACCGCCTTGGCGACGGCAGCCACGGCCCGCTGCAGCTCGTCGCTCTCCTCGGCGAGCATGGCCGAGACGCCGGTGAGGTCCTGCATGAAGGCCCGGACCAGCGAGTCGTTCTCGGCGAGGGTCGTGGTGAACCGCGCCAGCTGGGTGACGGACTCGAAGAGCGGACCGGCGCCGTCGCCGAAGGTCTGTGCCGCGTCGGCGAGGTCGCGGATCATCTGGTTGCCCTTGGCGCCCTGGCCCGCGAACGCCTTGGTGCCGGCCTCGAGCAGATGGTCGAGGGTGCCGTCGGCGTTGACGCCGTTGGGGCCCAGGGCACGGGTGAGTGCCTGGAGGCTGCCGTAGATGCGGTCCAGCTCGACCGGCACCGCCGTCTTCGGCAGCGCGATGTCGGCACCGCTGGCCATCACGTCGCCACCCTGGTAGACGGGCGTGAGCTGGACGTAGCGATCCGCGACCAGGGTCGGGGTCACGATCACGGCCTGCG
This region of Nocardioides sp. L-11A genomic DNA includes:
- a CDS encoding MCE family protein produces the protein MVTTVLRRIDRRLLAAVGVALLLAVAVNLVRSPAEMKTVTAHFPRAVSVYEGTDVRILGVNVGKVTAVTPEGNSVRVEMEYDASYRVPAEAQAVIVTPTLVADRYVQLTPVYQGGDVMASGADIALPKTAVPVELDRIYGSLQALTRALGPNGVNADGTLDHLLEAGTKAFAGQGAKGNQMIRDLADAAQTFGDGAGPLFESVTQLARFTTTLAENDSLVRAFMQDLTGVSAMLAEESDELQRAVAAVAKAVGSVKGFVRDNRDAFVADVRKLTEVMSTIASEKENIETAVKVAPVAMGNLAMGFDHVSGSQNSRMAIGGLVWDVDGVVCAFIQQHPAMPAALKDTACDLIEKLIEPILTKLPWLPPEFKSYLPRQAATKDGVQVPDVSDVSYSTGEDASVLTLLGGAS